Proteins encoded by one window of Vigna radiata var. radiata cultivar VC1973A chromosome 5, Vradiata_ver6, whole genome shotgun sequence:
- the LOC106759697 gene encoding polygalacturonase 1 beta-like protein 2 isoform X2: protein MEFQCLALFFSLIVILMAAQAALPPEVYWERMLPNTPIPKVIREFSKLDGDKEIALEDRLLIVPYGDKKNELQDDVQDISSQEFPKKNELQDGGKDIALEDRLLIVPYGDKENELQDGGKEIALEDRLLIVPYGDKKNELQDDVQDISSQEFLKKNELQDGGKEIALEDRLLIVPYGNKKNGLQDDVQDISSQGFPKKNELQDGGKEIALEDRLLIVPYGNKKNELQDDVEKILSQDENPLIYKKDGVVLRGIGPISNHHHHDHSKPTIYFLEEKLRRGAKLDVQFPKRKFSTPLLTREIAEHLPFSSEKINEILEILAVKPDSKNAENVEETLKFCEMPTLNGEEKHCATSIESMVDFVTSKLGNNAHVTSTETESKSQKFIVKDGVKILAEEEIIACHLMKYPYIVFYCHKISNSTLHFVPLEGEDGTRVKAVVVCHKDTSEWDPNYIAFHVLKVKPGTSPVCHFFPYGHLIWYAK from the exons ATGGAGTTTCAGTGCCTTGCattgtttttttctctcatt GTGATACTGATGGCTGCTCAGGCTGCCTTACCTCCAGAGGTTTACTGGGAAAGGATGCTTCCAAACACACCAATCCCCAAAGTAATCAGAGAATTTTCTAAGCTAG ATGGTGACAAAGAGATTGCATTAGAAGACAGACTCCTTATTGTTCCGTATGgtgataagaaaaatgaattgcAAGATGACGTCCAAGACATTTCATCACAAGAATTTCCTAAGAAAAATGAATTGCAAGATGGTGGCAAAGATATTGCATTAGAAGACAGACTACTTATTGTTCCGTATGGTGATAAGGAAAATGAATTGCAAGATGGTGGCAAAGAGATTGCATTAGAAGACAGACTTCTTATTGTTCCGTATGgtgataagaaaaatgaattgcAAGATGACGTCCAAGACATTTCATCACAAgaatttcttaagaaaaatgaattgcAAGATGGTGGCAAAGAGATTGCATTAGAAGAC AGACTCCTTATTGTTCCGTACGGTAATAAGAAAAATGGATTGCAAGATGACGTCCAAGACATTTCATCACAAGGATTCcctaagaaaaatgaattacaaGATGGTGGCAAAGAGATTGCATTAGAAGACAGACTCCTTATTGTTCCGTATggtaataagaaaaatgaattgcAAGATGATGTCGAAAAGATTTTATCACAAGACGAGAATCCTCTTATTTATAAGAAAGATGGTGTTGTTCTTCGAGGAATAGGCCCAATTtctaatcatcatcatcatgatcaCTCAAAACCAACTATATATTTCTTAGAAGAAAAATTGAGGCGCGGCGCAAAATTGGATGTGCAGTTccctaaaagaaaattttcaaccCCGTTGTTGACCCGTGAAATTGCAGAACACTTACCATTCTCATCagaaaagataaatgaaatattagagATTTTGGCTGTGAAGCCAGATTCTAAGAATGCTGAGAATGTGGAGGAAACTCTGAAGTTCTGTGAAATGCCTACACTGAATGGTGAAGAAAAACACTGTGCAACTTCAATAGAATCCATGGTAGACTTTGTCACTTCTAAACTTGGCAATAACGCCCATGTTACTTCTACAGAAACTGAAAGCAAGTCCCAAAAGTTCATAGTTAAAGATGGAGTGAAGATTTTAGCAGAAGAAGAGATAATTGCATGTCACCTAATGAAATACCCATATATTGTGTTTTACTGCCATAAGATATCGAATAGCACTCTACATTTTGTACCATTGGAGGGAGAAGATGGAACTAGGGTTAAAGCTGTAGTAGTGTGCCACAAAGACACATCAGAATGGGATCCAAACTATATTGCATTCCATGTTCTCAAAGTCAAGCCTGGGACCAGTCCTGTGTGTCATTTCTTCCCTTACGGTCATCTTATTTGGTATGCTAAATAG
- the LOC106759697 gene encoding polygalacturonase 1 beta-like protein 2 isoform X1, whose translation MEFQCLALFFSLIVILMAAQAALPPEVYWERMLPNTPIPKVIREFSKLDGDKEIALEDRLLIVPYGDKKNELQDDVQDISSQEFPKKNELQDGGKDIALEDRLLIVPYGDKENELQDGGKEIALEDRLLIVPYGDKKNELQDDVQDISSQEFLKKNELQDGGKEIALEDRLLIVPYGNKKNGLQDDVQDISSQGFPKKNELQDGGKEIALEDRLLIVPYGNKKNELQDDVEKILSQDENPLIYKKDGVVLRGIGPISNHHHHDHSKPTIYFLEEKLRRGAKLDVQFPKRKFSTPLLTREIAEHLPFSSEKINEILEILAVKPDSKNAENVEETLKFCEMPTLNGEEKHCATSIESMVDFVTSKLGNNAHVTSTETESKSQKFIVKDGVKILAEEEIIACHLMKYPYIVFYCHKISNSTLHFVPLEGEDGTRVKAVVVCHKDTSEWDPNYIAFHVLKVKPGTSPVCHFFPYGHLIWYAK comes from the exons ATGGAGTTTCAGTGCCTTGCattgtttttttctctcatt GTGATACTGATGGCTGCTCAGGCTGCCTTACCTCCAGAGGTTTACTGGGAAAGGATGCTTCCAAACACACCAATCCCCAAAGTAATCAGAGAATTTTCTAAGCTAG ATGGTGACAAAGAGATTGCATTAGAAGACAGACTCCTTATTGTTCCGTATGgtgataagaaaaatgaattgcAAGATGACGTCCAAGACATTTCATCACAAGAATTTCCTAAGAAAAATGAATTGCAAGATGGTGGCAAAGATATTGCATTAGAAGACAGACTACTTATTGTTCCGTATGGTGATAAGGAAAATGAATTGCAAGATGGTGGCAAAGAGATTGCATTAGAAGACAGACTTCTTATTGTTCCGTATGgtgataagaaaaatgaattgcAAGATGACGTCCAAGACATTTCATCACAAgaatttcttaagaaaaatgaattgcAAGATGGTGGCAAAGAGATTGCATTAGAAGACAGACTC CTTATTGTTCCGTACGGTAATAAGAAAAATGGATTGCAAGATGACGTCCAAGACATTTCATCACAAGGATTCcctaagaaaaatgaattacaaGATGGTGGCAAAGAGATTGCATTAGAAGACAGACTCCTTATTGTTCCGTATggtaataagaaaaatgaattgcAAGATGATGTCGAAAAGATTTTATCACAAGACGAGAATCCTCTTATTTATAAGAAAGATGGTGTTGTTCTTCGAGGAATAGGCCCAATTtctaatcatcatcatcatgatcaCTCAAAACCAACTATATATTTCTTAGAAGAAAAATTGAGGCGCGGCGCAAAATTGGATGTGCAGTTccctaaaagaaaattttcaaccCCGTTGTTGACCCGTGAAATTGCAGAACACTTACCATTCTCATCagaaaagataaatgaaatattagagATTTTGGCTGTGAAGCCAGATTCTAAGAATGCTGAGAATGTGGAGGAAACTCTGAAGTTCTGTGAAATGCCTACACTGAATGGTGAAGAAAAACACTGTGCAACTTCAATAGAATCCATGGTAGACTTTGTCACTTCTAAACTTGGCAATAACGCCCATGTTACTTCTACAGAAACTGAAAGCAAGTCCCAAAAGTTCATAGTTAAAGATGGAGTGAAGATTTTAGCAGAAGAAGAGATAATTGCATGTCACCTAATGAAATACCCATATATTGTGTTTTACTGCCATAAGATATCGAATAGCACTCTACATTTTGTACCATTGGAGGGAGAAGATGGAACTAGGGTTAAAGCTGTAGTAGTGTGCCACAAAGACACATCAGAATGGGATCCAAACTATATTGCATTCCATGTTCTCAAAGTCAAGCCTGGGACCAGTCCTGTGTGTCATTTCTTCCCTTACGGTCATCTTATTTGGTATGCTAAATAG
- the LOC106759697 gene encoding polygalacturonase 1 beta-like protein 2 isoform X3, whose amino-acid sequence MEFQCLALFFSLIVILMAAQAALPPEVYWERMLPNTPIPKVIREFSKLDGDKEIALEDRLLIVPYGDKKNELQDDVQDISSQEFPKKNELQDGGKDIALEDRLLIVPYGDKENELQDGGKEIALEDRLLIVPYGDKKNELQDDVQDISSQEFLKKNELQDGGKEIALEDRLLIVPYGNKKNELQDDVEKILSQDENPLIYKKDGVVLRGIGPISNHHHHDHSKPTIYFLEEKLRRGAKLDVQFPKRKFSTPLLTREIAEHLPFSSEKINEILEILAVKPDSKNAENVEETLKFCEMPTLNGEEKHCATSIESMVDFVTSKLGNNAHVTSTETESKSQKFIVKDGVKILAEEEIIACHLMKYPYIVFYCHKISNSTLHFVPLEGEDGTRVKAVVVCHKDTSEWDPNYIAFHVLKVKPGTSPVCHFFPYGHLIWYAK is encoded by the exons ATGGAGTTTCAGTGCCTTGCattgtttttttctctcatt GTGATACTGATGGCTGCTCAGGCTGCCTTACCTCCAGAGGTTTACTGGGAAAGGATGCTTCCAAACACACCAATCCCCAAAGTAATCAGAGAATTTTCTAAGCTAG ATGGTGACAAAGAGATTGCATTAGAAGACAGACTCCTTATTGTTCCGTATGgtgataagaaaaatgaattgcAAGATGACGTCCAAGACATTTCATCACAAGAATTTCCTAAGAAAAATGAATTGCAAGATGGTGGCAAAGATATTGCATTAGAAGACAGACTACTTATTGTTCCGTATGGTGATAAGGAAAATGAATTGCAAGATGGTGGCAAAGAGATTGCATTAGAAGACAGACTTCTTATTGTTCCGTATGgtgataagaaaaatgaattgcAAGATGACGTCCAAGACATTTCATCACAAgaatttcttaagaaaaatgaattgcAAGATGGTGGCAAAGAGATTGCATTAGAAGACAGACTCCTTATTGTTCCGTATG gtaataagaaaaatgaattgcAAGATGATGTCGAAAAGATTTTATCACAAGACGAGAATCCTCTTATTTATAAGAAAGATGGTGTTGTTCTTCGAGGAATAGGCCCAATTtctaatcatcatcatcatgatcaCTCAAAACCAACTATATATTTCTTAGAAGAAAAATTGAGGCGCGGCGCAAAATTGGATGTGCAGTTccctaaaagaaaattttcaaccCCGTTGTTGACCCGTGAAATTGCAGAACACTTACCATTCTCATCagaaaagataaatgaaatattagagATTTTGGCTGTGAAGCCAGATTCTAAGAATGCTGAGAATGTGGAGGAAACTCTGAAGTTCTGTGAAATGCCTACACTGAATGGTGAAGAAAAACACTGTGCAACTTCAATAGAATCCATGGTAGACTTTGTCACTTCTAAACTTGGCAATAACGCCCATGTTACTTCTACAGAAACTGAAAGCAAGTCCCAAAAGTTCATAGTTAAAGATGGAGTGAAGATTTTAGCAGAAGAAGAGATAATTGCATGTCACCTAATGAAATACCCATATATTGTGTTTTACTGCCATAAGATATCGAATAGCACTCTACATTTTGTACCATTGGAGGGAGAAGATGGAACTAGGGTTAAAGCTGTAGTAGTGTGCCACAAAGACACATCAGAATGGGATCCAAACTATATTGCATTCCATGTTCTCAAAGTCAAGCCTGGGACCAGTCCTGTGTGTCATTTCTTCCCTTACGGTCATCTTATTTGGTATGCTAAATAG